One region of Thiorhodovibrio frisius genomic DNA includes:
- a CDS encoding phosphoglycerate mutase: MTIELLIPGLFGLPGLPLVADLPTPALDHLLANARLASQSVVAAQASTADLNALNTAFGLDAAFAEVWPTAPYCLSVDDPNWDGEGFWLHADPVHLRPDRDQLRLFDSRTLGIAPGEARVLIAELNAHFSADGILLHAPVPGRWYLRAPGPVALRTRPLRAVMGGTLADVMPSGGDAGRWNALMNEAQMLMYQSPVNQARAEARRAAINGLWLSGAGEFASLELAPDLELVIGNDPLVLGLARAGGVPTASLTDSGLPELMANTPSGRVLLVDMELGDALRRGDLPGWEAALQQLDRGLAPLVAWVLDGPGHRRGQRFSVHLHDGSGATWIRPSGWTGHLSHWLGRHLGWRRSGGLAAARAAVHRRH, translated from the coding sequence GTGACAATTGAGCTGTTGATCCCCGGTCTTTTTGGGCTGCCGGGATTGCCATTGGTGGCGGATCTGCCAACGCCAGCGCTCGATCATCTTCTTGCCAATGCGCGACTTGCCAGCCAGTCGGTGGTCGCTGCGCAGGCATCAACTGCCGACTTGAATGCGCTCAACACGGCTTTTGGGTTGGATGCGGCCTTTGCCGAGGTCTGGCCAACTGCGCCTTATTGCCTGAGCGTGGATGACCCGAACTGGGATGGCGAAGGCTTCTGGTTGCATGCCGACCCCGTGCATTTGCGCCCGGACCGGGATCAACTGCGGTTGTTTGATAGCCGCACGCTGGGGATTGCGCCGGGCGAGGCGCGCGTGTTGATTGCTGAGCTGAATGCGCATTTCAGTGCCGATGGCATTCTGCTGCATGCGCCTGTTCCCGGGCGCTGGTATCTGCGTGCGCCGGGGCCGGTCGCGCTGCGCACGCGCCCGCTGCGGGCGGTGATGGGTGGGACTCTGGCGGATGTGATGCCAAGCGGCGGCGACGCCGGGCGCTGGAATGCGCTGATGAACGAGGCGCAAATGCTGATGTATCAGTCGCCGGTTAATCAAGCGCGCGCCGAGGCCAGGCGGGCCGCGATCAATGGACTCTGGCTGTCGGGGGCAGGGGAGTTTGCGTCGCTTGAGCTGGCGCCGGATCTCGAGCTGGTCATTGGCAATGATCCGTTGGTGCTGGGGCTGGCGCGTGCTGGCGGGGTGCCAACGGCAAGCTTGACTGACAGCGGGTTGCCGGAACTGATGGCGAACACCCCATCCGGGCGGGTGTTGCTCGTCGACATGGAACTCGGTGATGCCCTGCGGCGGGGCGATCTGCCTGGTTGGGAAGCGGCTTTGCAGCAACTTGACCGGGGGCTTGCGCCCCTTGTGGCCTGGGTGCTGGATGGGCCTGGGCACCGCAGGGGCCAGCGGTTTTCAGTGCATTTGCACGACGGCAGTGGCGCAACATGGATACGGCCATCCGGGTGGACAGGGCACTTAAGCCACTGGCTCGGCAGGCATCTTGGTTGGCGTCGTTCAGGCGGCCTGGCGGCAGCGCGTGCCGCCGTGCACCGACGGCACTAA
- the ppc gene encoding phosphoenolpyruvate carboxylase codes for MDRDIELFASLLGEVLREHSRKRVLVIVERLREGFLALRAEDDPKLRGKLMKRIDGLDPQTLSEVIRAYTIYFSLLNIAEEVNGYQQRRSLVSAGGRLWPGSFDHSLRQFAEDGVTPGQLQSLLEHLAYIPVFTAHPTEAKRRTTLEIQRRIFLLALDLHRQKLNQEEQQDLLGQILNEIQILWKTDDVRVHKPKVTDEVRQGLYFFRESLFGIVPQVYRNLERAARRVYGADCQVRVPSFMRFGSWIGGDRDGNPFVRPETTELAVRMHCEMALTEYIARVTDLSRRLSHSSALSEPSPRFLDSLDDDEDYWLDTMSQSQRRYVHEPYRRKLVIVGHRLEADLKRVRARIHGEETDLPEGYADARTFLNDLHLIRDSLISQGDANAAEGRLKDLIRLVETFGFHLMQLDIRQESNRHTEAVIELFARQPGAPLYEAFSEEQKLIALGEAIAHPHPFIIDKGTLTAETRETLEVFEVVARMRAEVGRDTFGAYVISMTHSASHVMEVMLLGRLAGLAGKTPAGWFCDLLIAPLFETIDDLERIDRVMGTLFDDPTYAALLKASGNLQEVMLGYSDSCKDGGILSSAWKLYEAQEKIIHLADERGIMCRLFHGRGGTIGRGGGPTHEAILSQPSDTVHGQIKFTEQGEVLSYRYANPETALYELTVGISGLIKASRCLVEPIPEVRKDYLGIMAEIAAQGESVYRELVAGTPAFLDYFYEVTPLDAIALLNIGSRPSHRKKADRSLKSIRAIPWVFGWAQSRHTLPAWYGIGSAIERWRGADLERLAKLQKMYHEWPFFRAMLSNTQMSLFKAEMHIAHEYLRLAQDQPAAEEIFARIQEEYQRTLTQVLNIAGLHELMEETPDLQTSLYRRNAYLDPLNHVQIALLERYRGEDTQEEREHWLDPLLRSINAIAAGMRNTG; via the coding sequence GTGGACCGCGACATCGAACTCTTCGCCAGCCTGCTCGGCGAGGTGCTGCGCGAGCACAGCCGCAAGCGGGTATTGGTGATCGTCGAGCGCCTGCGCGAAGGTTTTCTGGCCTTACGGGCAGAAGACGACCCCAAGCTGCGCGGCAAGCTGATGAAGCGCATCGACGGGCTCGACCCGCAGACGCTCTCTGAGGTCATCCGCGCCTATACCATTTACTTCAGCCTGCTCAACATCGCCGAGGAGGTCAATGGCTATCAGCAACGCCGCTCCCTGGTGAGTGCCGGCGGCCGACTTTGGCCGGGATCATTCGACCACAGTCTGCGCCAGTTTGCCGAGGACGGCGTCACCCCCGGGCAGTTGCAAAGCTTGCTTGAACATCTGGCCTACATTCCGGTCTTCACCGCTCACCCGACCGAGGCCAAACGCCGCACCACGCTTGAGATCCAGCGGCGGATTTTCCTGCTCGCACTCGATCTGCATCGCCAAAAGCTCAATCAGGAAGAACAACAGGATCTGCTCGGGCAGATTCTGAACGAAATCCAAATTCTGTGGAAGACCGACGACGTACGGGTTCACAAGCCCAAGGTGACGGACGAGGTGCGCCAGGGGCTGTATTTCTTCCGCGAGTCGCTCTTTGGCATTGTGCCCCAGGTCTACCGCAATCTTGAGCGCGCTGCCCGCCGTGTTTACGGTGCCGACTGCCAGGTACGGGTGCCGAGTTTCATGCGCTTTGGCTCCTGGATTGGCGGCGACCGTGATGGCAACCCCTTCGTGCGCCCGGAAACCACCGAACTCGCCGTGCGCATGCACTGCGAAATGGCCCTGACCGAATACATCGCCCGCGTCACAGACCTAAGCCGGCGCCTGAGCCATTCCAGCGCCCTGAGCGAACCTTCGCCCCGCTTTCTTGACAGCCTGGACGATGACGAAGACTACTGGCTCGACACCATGAGCCAGAGCCAGCGTCGTTATGTGCATGAGCCCTATCGACGCAAGCTGGTCATCGTCGGCCATCGGCTGGAGGCAGATCTCAAACGGGTGCGCGCGCGCATTCATGGCGAGGAGACCGACCTGCCCGAGGGCTACGCCGATGCTCGGACCTTCCTGAACGATCTTCACCTGATTCGCGACTCCTTAATCAGCCAGGGCGATGCCAATGCCGCCGAGGGACGGTTAAAAGACCTGATCCGCCTGGTGGAGACCTTCGGCTTTCACCTGATGCAGCTCGACATCCGCCAGGAGTCGAACCGACATACCGAAGCGGTGATCGAGCTCTTCGCCCGCCAGCCGGGCGCCCCTCTTTACGAGGCTTTCAGCGAAGAGCAAAAACTCATTGCACTCGGCGAGGCCATCGCCCACCCACATCCCTTTATCATCGACAAGGGCACCCTCACCGCTGAGACGCGCGAGACACTTGAGGTGTTTGAAGTGGTCGCGCGCATGCGTGCTGAGGTCGGCCGCGACACCTTCGGCGCCTATGTGATCTCCATGACCCACAGCGCGAGCCATGTGATGGAGGTCATGCTGCTCGGGCGCCTGGCCGGTCTGGCTGGCAAGACGCCCGCTGGCTGGTTCTGTGATCTGCTGATCGCACCGCTGTTTGAGACCATCGACGACCTCGAGCGCATTGATCGGGTGATGGGCACCCTCTTTGATGATCCAACCTACGCCGCCCTGCTCAAGGCCTCCGGCAATCTGCAGGAGGTCATGCTCGGCTACTCAGACTCCTGTAAGGACGGCGGCATTCTGTCCTCAGCCTGGAAGCTCTATGAGGCACAGGAGAAAATCATTCACCTTGCCGATGAACGCGGCATCATGTGCCGGCTGTTCCACGGACGCGGCGGCACCATCGGCCGCGGTGGCGGCCCGACGCACGAGGCGATCCTGTCCCAGCCATCCGACACTGTGCATGGGCAAATCAAATTCACCGAACAGGGCGAGGTGCTGTCCTACCGCTATGCCAACCCAGAAACCGCACTCTATGAGCTGACGGTCGGCATCAGCGGCCTGATCAAAGCCAGCCGCTGCCTGGTCGAGCCCATCCCCGAGGTACGCAAGGATTATCTTGGCATCATGGCCGAGATCGCCGCCCAGGGCGAGTCCGTCTACCGTGAGCTGGTCGCCGGCACACCCGCATTTCTGGATTATTTCTATGAGGTTACCCCACTCGATGCCATCGCGCTGTTAAACATCGGTTCGCGACCATCGCATCGCAAAAAGGCGGATCGCTCGCTGAAATCCATCCGTGCCATCCCCTGGGTGTTCGGCTGGGCGCAATCTCGTCACACCCTGCCCGCCTGGTACGGCATCGGCTCAGCCATTGAGCGCTGGCGTGGCGCGGACTTGGAACGCCTGGCCAAGCTGCAAAAGATGTATCACGAATGGCCCTTCTTCCGCGCCATGCTGAGCAACACCCAGATGTCGCTCTTCAAGGCCGAGATGCACATCGCCCATGAATATCTGCGCCTGGCCCAGGACCAGCCGGCTGCGGAGGAAATTTTCGCCCGCATTCAAGAAGAATATCAGCGCACCCTGACACAGGTGCTGAACATCGCCGGCCTGCACGAGTTGATGGAAGAAACGCCCGATCTACAAACCTCCCTCTATCGCCGCAACGCCTACCTCGACCCGCTCAACCATGTGCAGATCGCCCTGCTTGAGCGCTATCGCGGCGAAGACACCCAGGAAGAACGCGAGCATTGGCTCGACCCGCTGCTGCGCTCCATCAACGCTATTGCGGCCGGAATGCGCAACACCGGTTAG
- a CDS encoding type II toxin-antitoxin system VapC family toxin, with protein MFLLDINVVSEWMKPSPDQRVIEWLDAQPAKHLYFPAVVKAEIESGIALLPDGKRKAGLQRAAQVVIQEFSSRCLPLDCAATVAYAKIRSQSKIAGRPMSVEDAQIAAIASENSLALVTRNVADFDFLADLRLVNPWQDDRAQPS; from the coding sequence ATGTTCCTGTTGGATATCAATGTCGTTTCCGAATGGATGAAGCCATCTCCAGATCAGCGAGTCATCGAATGGTTGGACGCGCAACCAGCAAAACACCTGTATTTTCCCGCTGTGGTCAAGGCGGAGATCGAATCGGGTATCGCATTGTTGCCAGACGGTAAGCGCAAAGCCGGTTTGCAGCGGGCGGCACAGGTCGTCATCCAAGAGTTTTCGTCGCGTTGTCTGCCGCTGGATTGCGCTGCCACAGTGGCCTACGCGAAGATTCGGTCCCAGTCCAAGATCGCTGGTCGACCGATGTCTGTCGAGGATGCCCAGATAGCGGCGATTGCTTCCGAGAACTCACTGGCGTTGGTGACTCGGAATGTAGCGGATTTCGACTTTCTGGCCGATTTACGTTTGGTCAATCCTTGGCAAGATGATCGCGCGCAGCCAAGCTGA
- a CDS encoding acetyl-CoA carboxylase carboxyltransferase subunit alpha produces MDLNFLEFEQPVAELAAKIEELRHVGDDNEINIAEEIEHLETKKRELTEQIFASLTPWQISQLSRHPLRPYLLDYANRIFEDFEELHGDRTFADDKAIVGGLARLNGRPVMLIGHQKGRDTKEKIARNFGMPRPEGYRKALRLMHMAQRFGLPILTFIDTPGAYPGVGAEERGQSEAIARNLQEMAALSVPIVATVTGEGGSGGALAIGVADRLLMLQFSTYSVISPEGCASILWKSAEKAQLAAEAMAITSDKLNDLGLIDEVVPEPLGGAHRDTETMIATLKATLIAALEELDALDVGQLQALRYERLRGFGRFKA; encoded by the coding sequence ATGGACCTTAACTTCCTCGAATTCGAACAACCGGTCGCCGAGCTTGCTGCCAAGATCGAAGAGCTACGCCACGTCGGTGATGATAATGAAATCAACATCGCCGAGGAGATCGAGCATCTCGAGACCAAAAAGCGCGAGCTGACCGAACAGATTTTTGCCTCGCTGACGCCCTGGCAGATCTCCCAACTCTCGCGCCATCCGCTGCGGCCTTATTTGCTCGATTATGCCAATCGCATCTTCGAGGACTTCGAGGAGTTGCATGGCGACCGCACCTTTGCCGATGACAAAGCCATCGTCGGCGGTCTGGCGCGCCTCAATGGGCGCCCGGTGATGCTGATTGGCCATCAGAAAGGCCGCGATACCAAAGAAAAAATCGCCCGCAACTTCGGCATGCCACGACCCGAGGGCTACCGCAAGGCACTGCGGCTGATGCACATGGCCCAGCGCTTTGGCCTGCCCATTCTCACCTTTATCGACACCCCGGGCGCCTACCCCGGCGTGGGTGCCGAGGAACGCGGCCAGAGTGAGGCCATCGCGCGTAATCTGCAGGAAATGGCGGCACTCTCGGTGCCCATTGTCGCCACCGTCACCGGTGAGGGTGGTTCGGGTGGGGCTTTGGCCATCGGCGTGGCCGACCGCCTGCTGATGCTGCAATTTAGCACCTACTCGGTCATCTCCCCTGAGGGCTGCGCCTCCATCCTGTGGAAAAGCGCCGAAAAAGCCCAGCTCGCGGCCGAGGCCATGGCCATTACCTCCGATAAGCTCAATGACCTGGGGCTGATCGACGAGGTGGTGCCCGAGCCGCTTGGTGGAGCCCATCGCGACACTGAGACCATGATCGCCACCCTCAAGGCCACGCTGATCGCCGCGCTCGAGGAACTCGACGCGCTCGATGTCGGCCAACTTCAGGCCCTGCGCTATGAACGCCTGCGCGGGTTCGGGCGCTTTAAAGCCTGA
- a CDS encoding DUF427 domain-containing protein has translation MPPEAVDQSLLELSARRTLCECKGKAEYFHIKGPKGLIRDALVTMMPSKARGQPVSNGD, from the coding sequence TTGCCGCCAGAAGCCGTCGATCAGTCGCTGCTGGAGCTCTCTGCTCGCCGCACCCTGTGTGAATGTAAAGGCAAGGCTGAGTATTTTCACATCAAAGGCCCCAAGGGCCTGATCCGCGATGCGCTAGTGACGATGATGCCATCGAAGGCTCGCGGCCAGCCCGTCAGCAACGGCGACTAA
- the tilS gene encoding tRNA lysidine(34) synthetase TilS produces the protein MNACAGSGALKPETPPWPDAGIDAEIDPAIDAAGPLQDALRLSLAQHSAARVWIAFSGGRDSRALLHAAVQLVNSLPQALRPQLGAVHIDHGIHPNSADWAEHCRACCAALAVPIRVQTVAAAPQPGQSPEEAAREARWAVWQQLLAPGEQLWIAQHQDDQAETLLLALLRGAGVKGLAAIPRNRVLGAGQAVRPWLHCTGAQIAAYASAHGLEWIEDPSNQNTALDRNYLRQRILPLLRERWPAASATLARAAAHCGEAAKLLETAGADWLANAAGSAPERLSVSGLLSMPRDRRHAVLRHWLAQRGFRMPNHRRLEQISQSLLAARADASPLVAWSGCELRRYRDDLFALEPLPPAPVASMDWPAGQPLHLGGRLGELSRPASHAASMLDAGALQVRFGLTGLRCRPRPDGPNRHLKALFQQQGVPAWLRPYVPLVFAGEQLVAVAGVALCDGRLTALCWRHALGVTAGLTEILGDAESLAPEAEMSLPGAGSGTQ, from the coding sequence ATGAACGCCTGCGCGGGTTCGGGCGCTTTAAAGCCTGAGACTCCCCCCTGGCCGGATGCCGGTATCGATGCTGAAATCGATCCCGCCATTGATGCAGCCGGGCCATTGCAGGATGCGCTGCGGCTGAGCCTGGCGCAGCACAGCGCCGCACGGGTATGGATTGCATTCAGCGGTGGGCGCGACTCCAGGGCGTTGCTGCATGCTGCCGTTCAGCTGGTGAATTCATTGCCGCAGGCCCTGCGTCCGCAGCTCGGCGCTGTGCATATTGATCACGGCATTCACCCCAATTCTGCCGACTGGGCCGAGCACTGTCGTGCCTGCTGTGCTGCGCTGGCGGTGCCGATTCGGGTGCAGACAGTCGCTGCGGCGCCACAGCCTGGTCAGAGTCCGGAAGAAGCCGCGCGCGAGGCGCGTTGGGCGGTCTGGCAGCAACTGCTCGCGCCCGGCGAGCAGTTGTGGATTGCACAGCACCAGGATGATCAGGCCGAGACCCTGCTGCTTGCGCTGTTGCGCGGGGCTGGCGTCAAAGGGCTGGCGGCTATTCCTCGCAATCGCGTCCTGGGTGCGGGGCAGGCTGTGCGTCCCTGGCTCCATTGCACCGGGGCGCAAATCGCCGCCTATGCGAGCGCCCATGGGCTCGAATGGATTGAAGACCCGAGCAACCAGAACACAGCCCTTGATCGCAACTATCTGCGCCAGCGCATCTTGCCGCTGCTGCGTGAGCGTTGGCCGGCGGCCTCCGCGACCCTGGCGCGCGCTGCTGCCCATTGCGGCGAAGCTGCCAAACTTCTCGAGACCGCCGGCGCCGACTGGTTAGCTAACGCGGCAGGCAGCGCGCCGGAAAGGCTCTCAGTGAGTGGGTTGCTGTCGATGCCGCGTGATCGCCGTCATGCGGTGTTGCGCCATTGGTTGGCGCAGCGGGGATTTCGCATGCCCAATCACCGCCGACTCGAGCAGATTAGCCAAAGTCTGCTGGCTGCCCGCGCCGATGCCAGTCCGCTCGTGGCCTGGTCTGGCTGCGAGCTGCGGCGTTATCGCGATGATCTCTTCGCGCTGGAGCCCTTGCCACCGGCACCGGTGGCCAGCATGGACTGGCCTGCCGGTCAGCCCTTGCATTTGGGTGGACGTCTGGGCGAACTGAGCCGGCCGGCGTCCCATGCTGCGTCCATGCTGGACGCAGGCGCTCTCCAGGTGCGCTTTGGCCTGACTGGTCTGCGATGCCGGCCGCGACCCGATGGCCCGAACCGTCATCTCAAGGCGTTGTTTCAGCAGCAGGGGGTGCCGGCCTGGCTGCGACCCTATGTGCCTCTGGTCTTTGCCGGCGAGCAGCTTGTGGCCGTGGCTGGGGTCGCGCTCTGTGATGGCCGCTTGACGGCGTTGTGCTGGCGGCATGCGCTTGGGGTAACTGCCGGGCTGACAGAAATCCTCGGCGATGCCGAAAGCTTGGCGCCAGAAGCAGAGATGTCGCTACCGGGCGCTGGATCAGGGACTCAGTAA
- a CDS encoding FitA-like ribbon-helix-helix domain-containing protein, producing the protein MLTVRNLDEAIKSRLRIKAAQHGCSMEEETRRILREVLLPGSHQRGLGTRLHHQIVELSGGGELELPARSLPRSAPFVEDD; encoded by the coding sequence ATGCTGACCGTTAGAAACCTGGATGAAGCGATCAAGTCTCGACTTCGCATCAAAGCCGCACAACACGGTTGCTCGATGGAAGAGGAAACGCGGCGAATCTTGCGTGAGGTTCTGCTACCCGGCAGTCACCAAAGGGGTCTAGGCACCCGTCTTCACCACCAAATAGTGGAATTGTCCGGCGGTGGTGAACTGGAATTGCCCGCTCGGAGCTTGCCCCGATCAGCCCCTTTCGTGGAAGACGATTGA